The nucleotide sequence CTAAAAACAATTTATCATGAAAAAACAAATCATTACAGCAGCTTTACTATTTACAGCAACAATGTTTTTCACTTCTTGCGGAAGCAATAATTCTGAAACCAAAACAGAAAAATCGGCAATAGAGGAAAGCGCAACTGCCCAATACCAATGCCCTATGAAATGTGAAGGAGAAAAAACGTATGACAAACCCGGTCAATGCCCCAAGTGCAACATGGATTTGCAAAAAGTTGAAGAAATGGATGAGCAACATAACCACGACAGCACACACACAAATCATTAAGTCGTTCTAATAATTGTAACTCATGATAGAAAAAATCATTTCATGGTCAACGCATAACCGGTTCTTTGTTTGGATTGGCATTTTGCTTATTGTGGTTGGAGGCGTTTGGTCGGTAATGACCACTCCCGTTGATGCTATCCCTGACCTTTCCGAAAATCAGGTAATCGTTTACACCGAGTGGATGGGGCGTAATCCGCAAATCATAGAAGACCAAATTACCTATCCTTTGATTTCGAATTTACAAGGTATTCCAAATGTAAAAGCCATTCGGGGCGCATCCATGTTTGGCATGAGTTTCATCTTCGTCATTTTTAATGACGATGCGGAAATATATTGGGCAAGAACTCGAGTTTTGGAGCGATTGAATTTTGCACAACAAGCATTACCACAGGGAGTAACGCCTTCTTTGGGACCCGATGGAACAGGCGTAGGCCATGTTTTTTGGTACACCCTTCAGGGTGATGGCTACGATTTAGGAGAATTGCGAGCTGTGCAGGACTGGTATGTAAAATTTGCCCTGCAAAATGTAGAAGGTGTCAGCGAAGTAGCCTCTTTCGGTGGTTTTCAAAAGCAGTATCAAGTCAGCATAAATCCTAACAAACTGATTTATTACAATGTTTCTGCAATGGATGTGGCAAACGCCTTAAAAGCAAACAACCGTGATGTGGGAGGGAGTATTTATGAAATGAACCGCATGGGTTACATGATTAGGGGCTTGGGTTATATCAAAAGCATACAGGATATAGAGGAAATTTCTGTTGGCTCCAATAAAAATATTCCCATAAAACTGAAAGATGTTGCCGATGTGCAAATGAGCAGTGACATCCGCTTAGGAATTGTGGATGAAAACGGAGAAGGTGAAGTAGTAGGCGGTGTAGTAGTTGCCCGATACGGTGAAAACGCCAAAGAAGTGATTGACCGTGTAAAAGAAAAATTGGGTGATGTAGAAAAAGGATTGCCACCCGGAGTAAAAATAAAAATCGCCTACGACCGTAGCAATCTTATTGAAGCTGCTATTGCTACTTTAAAAGAAGCATTAATTGAAGAAATTATTGTAGTAGCACTTGTTGTGTTGCTATTTCTATTTCATGTGCGTAGTGCAACAGTTGCAATAATCACTATTCCCTTATCGGTTTTAATCGGATTTATGTTGGTAAAACTTTTTGGCATTTCTCTCAACATCATGTCATTGGGTGGTATTGCGCTGGCAATTGGCGATTTGGTAGATGCAGGAATTGTAATGACTGAAAATGCCTACAAAGGCTTGGTAAAGGCAGTTTTAAAAACAGACGAATAATGGAAAAGCAAAGAATTGGAAATACCAAAGAATTAAGCGAAGAAGAACGCATCAAAATTATTGAGCGTTCTTCACGCACCGTTGGAAGAGCTGTTTTCTTTTCCATTTTAGTTACGCTTATTTCTTTCGCTCCCATACTCTTTTTAGAAGGTCAAGAAAAGAAATTATTTTCTCCATTGGTATTCACAAAAACATTTGTAATGATTGGCTCTGCCATCGTTGCTTTGTTCATTGTGCCCATGCTATTGCGTTCACTGATGAAAGGAAAACTCGTTCCCGAAAGCAGAAATCCTATTGCAAACTTTTTCATCAAAATTTACAGCCCCGTTTTGCGCCTCTGTCAGCGTTGGAAAAAAACAGTTATAGCTATTTCCATTTTGATTGTTTTCGGAAGCATTCCGTTTGTGTTGCGTTTGGGTTCTGAGTTTATGCCTCCGTTGGATGAAGGTTCACTGTTGTTTATGCCAGTAACGCTTCCCGATGTTTCCAACAATGAAGCCAAGCGCATTTTGCAAGTGCAGGACAAACTTATCATGACGATTCCCGAAGTGGAAAACGTATTGGGAAAAGCGGGAAGAGCTTATACCGCTACGGACAACGCACCAATGAGTATGATTGAAAGTATTATTCTACTGAAACCAAAATCGGAATGGCGCAAAGGAATGACTACCGAAAAACTCATCACAGAGTTAAACGATAAGGTGCAGATACCGGGTGTTACAAGCGGTTGGACACAGCCCATAATCAACCGTATCAACATGCTTTCAACCGGAGTGAGAACAGATATCGGTATAAAAATTTATGGACAAGAATTAGATACCATCTACAACATTGCCCGACAAATTGAAAAATCATTACAGGGTATTGAAGGGCTTGCAGACTTATATGTAGAACAATTAACCGGAGGAAAATATCTCGACATAAAAATCAATCGTGAAGAAATTGCCCGCTACAATCTTTCCATTGAAGAAGTAAACATGATTATAGAAATGGCATTGGGTGGAATGCCGCTGACCCAAACCGTTGAAGGTCGGCAACGTTTCAGCGTGTCGATGCGATTGGCACAGGATTTCAGAAGTGATATAGCGGAAATAAAACGCACTCCTATTCAAACGGCTAACTATGGTGTTGTTCCGCTTTCGGCAGTGGCAGATATTGAATTTTCTGAAGGACCACCCATGATAAATTCAGAAAATGCCATGCTTCGGGGAACGGTTTTGTTCAATGTGCGTGGCAGAGATATGGGAAG is from Bacteroidota bacterium and encodes:
- a CDS encoding efflux RND transporter permease subunit — its product is MIEKIISWSTHNRFFVWIGILLIVVGGVWSVMTTPVDAIPDLSENQVIVYTEWMGRNPQIIEDQITYPLISNLQGIPNVKAIRGASMFGMSFIFVIFNDDAEIYWARTRVLERLNFAQQALPQGVTPSLGPDGTGVGHVFWYTLQGDGYDLGELRAVQDWYVKFALQNVEGVSEVASFGGFQKQYQVSINPNKLIYYNVSAMDVANALKANNRDVGGSIYEMNRMGYMIRGLGYIKSIQDIEEISVGSNKNIPIKLKDVADVQMSSDIRLGIVDENGEGEVVGGVVVARYGENAKEVIDRVKEKLGDVEKGLPPGVKIKIAYDRSNLIEAAIATLKEALIEEIIVVALVVLLFLFHVRSATVAIITIPLSVLIGFMLVKLFGISLNIMSLGGIALAIGDLVDAGIVMTENAYKGLVKAVLKTDE
- a CDS encoding efflux RND transporter permease subunit, which translates into the protein MEKQRIGNTKELSEEERIKIIERSSRTVGRAVFFSILVTLISFAPILFLEGQEKKLFSPLVFTKTFVMIGSAIVALFIVPMLLRSLMKGKLVPESRNPIANFFIKIYSPVLRLCQRWKKTVIAISILIVFGSIPFVLRLGSEFMPPLDEGSLLFMPVTLPDVSNNEAKRILQVQDKLIMTIPEVENVLGKAGRAYTATDNAPMSMIESIILLKPKSEWRKGMTTEKLITELNDKVQIPGVTSGWTQPIINRINMLSTGVRTDIGIKIYGQELDTIYNIARQIEKSLQGIEGLADLYVEQLTGGKYLDIKINREEIARYNLSIEEVNMIIEMALGGMPLTQTVEGRQRFSVSMRLAQDFRSDIAEIKRTPIQTANYGVVPLSAVADIEFSEGPPMINSENAMLRGTVLFNVRGRDMGSVVSDAKKRIETDFKKLPKGYFIEWSGQYENKVRAEKRLKIIIPITLLIIAFVLYFTFHSVKEMLIVLSSIPIALIGGVYSMYFFEVNFSVAVAVGFIALFGIAVETGVLMLVYLNEAIRDKVEEKKSAALSMDDVKAAVFSGAVMRVRPKLMTVMADMLGLMPILLATGVGSDVMKPITIPFVFGLITSTLFVLIVLPVVYQLVKEYELKKHGKVEYLEIKD